In Paludibaculum fermentans, the genomic stretch TCTCCACCGAGGGCGCCTGCGCGGCGTACTATCACTATGGACGCTTCCTCGATGATGAGGCCTTGGCGTCCCGTTAGAGCGCCCGCATGGCGGATACACTGCACTTCGAAGACTGGTCCTGTCCCCTCCCGTTGAGGAACTATCCGCGCATCGTGCTCGGTCATGGCGGTGGCGGAAAGCTCTCCGAGGAACTCATCGAGAACCTCTTCCTGCCAGCGTTTCGCAATCCCGCGCTGGAGAACCTGGGCGACGCGAGCGTGGTGGAGTTGCCGCCCGGCCGCGTCGCGCTCACGACGGATTCCTTCGTCGTCCGGCCCCTGGTGTTTCCGGGTGGCAGCATTGGGGAACTCGCGGTGAACGGGACGGTGAACGACCTGGCGATGTGCGGCGCCCGGCCGCTCTATCTCACTGCGGGCTTCATCCTGGAAGAGGGGCTGGAACTCTCGCTGCTCGCCCATGTTGTCGAGCGCATGGCGGAGGCGGCGCGATCCGCGGGCGTCCAGATTGTGGCTGGCGACACCAAGGTGGTGGAAAAGGGCCACGGCGACGGCCTGTTCATCAATACGGCCGGCGTAGGCGTCGTTTCGCCGGGACTGGTCCTGGGGCCCTCCTCTGCGCGAGCCGGAGACAAAGTCATCATCAGCGGAACCCTCGGCGACCACGGCGTCGCGGTGATGAGTGTCCGCGCGGGTCTGCAGTTCGAGACGACGATCCAGAGCGACTGTGCCGCGCTGCACGGCCTGGCCGCGGAGATCCTGCAAGTGGACGGCGCGGTCCATGTGATGCGCGATCCCACCCGGGGCGGGCTGGCCGCCACCTTGAACGAGATCGCCCGGGCTTCGCGGGTGGGCGTGATGCTGCAGGAGTCCGCAATCCCCGTGGACCCTCAGGTGCAGGCGGCATGTGAGCTGCTTGGCCTGGATCCGCTCCAGGTGGCCAATGAGGGCAAACTGGTGGCGATCGTGGAAGGCGGGCGGGCGCCGGAAGTCCTGCTTCGGATGCGGGCTCACCCGTTAGGCCGGCGGGCCGCAATCGTAGGGGAGATCACCGCGGACCGGCCCGGCCTGGTCGCCGCCCGCACAACGATGGGCGCCATTCGCGCAATTCCGCTCCCCCTGGGTGAGCAGTTGCCGCGGATCTGCTGAGAATCTCGTGAGGAAGTTGGAACGGACCCAGCGGTTGATCGCGTCTGAGAATCGATGATTCTGCGCCTGGCGGTGCTGCTGCTCTCAATCCTCCCCGCTGTGCTTGCCTGCTCGTGCGCCGCGCCCGGGCCCGCCTGCCGGCGGATCGACCGTTTCGACTACGCCTTCCTGGGCCGCGTGCTGGCGACCAATGAAACCAGGGATGCGGAGGGCGGTCCCTATTGGTACCGCTTCAGCGTGGACGAGGCCTTCAAGGGACTCGCGCCGGAGGTGCGCGAATTGATCGTGGATCCGGATAACTCGACCACGTGCCACAGGTCGTTTGAAGTTGGCCGCCTCTATCTGGTCGTGGGAGACCGAAGCCCCATGAACGGTCTCGCCGCCGATGCGGCGCGAACCAGCGGAGCGTTGGGTGGCCCCAAGGGAGTTCCTGCCGGCTCGCCCATCGTCTCAACCGGCCAGTGCACCGGCACCATGCTGGCCGAGCACGCTGCGGAGGATCTGGACTACCTCCGTCGCTATAAGGCTGGCCAAGTCCAGCCCTACGTCTACGGCTCAGTCCGCAGTCACGCCGATGAGGGCCTGTGGGACCCTCGGTTGCCTGGACTGCCCGAGACCTTCCTCCATCTGACGGGCGCCGGCCTGGACAGGACCGTCACGGCCGGGGTGGACGGGCGCTTCGAGATCGCAGGCTTGGCGCCGGGTTCCTATGAGTTGACCGCCGCCGCTCCGGGCTACTTCCCGGCCTCCCCCGATTACGAAGTCAACGTGCCTGCGCAAGGTTGCGGGTATGTGGACATCGCGATGCTCTCGCACGGCTCGTTTACAGGAACGGTGACCAAACCGGATGGCAGCCCCGCCCGGGATGTCGCGGTGGAGTATCGCTATGCCGGCACCGAGATATTGAACCTCCCGCTTCGGAGGCGCTCCACCCGGACCAACGAGAAGGGTGAGTTCTTCTTTCCCACGGTGCCACCCGGCGACTACCATCTCGGGGTCCATCTCGACTCGGCCCCAAACTCCGAGGAGCGGATTGCGCCCTCTTACTGGCCCGGCGTCGCCAGCGTGGCGGACGCGGGCATCCTCCATGTGGAGTTGAATGAGCAGAAGACCGGGCTTCAGCTTGCGCTGGGTCCGGTTGCCAGACTACGATCTGTGAAGGCCAAAGTGCTGTGGCCGGACGGACGGCTTGCCGTGGATACAAAGGTTCACGCCAGTGTGCGCGGGAGCACCTCCGCTGACGGCCGGACCGATGAAGCCGGAATCGCAACCCTGACCCTGCTGGACGGCGTGGAGTATACTCTCAGCGCCCATGAGATATTCAATTTCAGGTGGAAGCAGTCTTACGGCTATGAGGTGGACACTGCCGAAGCTGGCCCTGTTCCACTGCCGGCCGGCTCAGACCAGGCGGAGGTGGTCCTGGTCCTGCAGAAGCGCCAGTCGAGTCGTTGACGGGCTGATTCGGGCCATGTTTCAGGCCACACTTGCACTCTTTATCTCGTTGAGCGCATTCGCCCAGGCCGGTGGGTCGATCCGGGCCCGCTTCACTGACAGCGCAGGAGGGGCCGTCGTCGCGGAGGTCAGGGTTCTCGAGCTCAAAGATGGCGCTGAGGTATTCCACGGGCATGCTGAGCCTTCGGGGACCGTCCTTACCTCCGCGTTGAAGCCGGGAAACTACCGGTTGATCGCGAGCGCCCCTGGCTTTCGCCGGGTGGATCTTCGCGGGGTGCGGGTGAAGGCCGGCAAAATGGTTGATCTGGGCCCGCGCGAAATGGGCTTTTCTGGTTGCGACACGCCCGGAATGAGTTGTTCTTACTACGGAAGCAGCACTGAACAGATCGACTGGCGCGCTGAGATCGGGGACCACCGTGGCTCCGTTCGAGTGCATCGCCAGTGCGGTTTAGACATAGACAACGAGGTCAAAACGGTCTGTCCGGAACCCAATGAGGGGCCGAACTGGCTAATACGCAGCGGTTTCGAATTGCGGGTTGTGGAGGCGAAAGGGCATTTCTACCTGGAGGCCGTGAATGGCGCGGCGATCTCGCGACCAAACTCCTCGGACGCCAGTTGCGGAGACGCCAGGTTTACGAAGTCCAGGATTCCTGTTGACGGCCTCGGCACCGGCGTCGATTTCTGCACCCGCAGCACGCAGGGCTCAGTCGCGCACGTGTTCTTCACGGAAGATGTAGAGCGGGGCAGCGAATCGATCGCCCTCTGGGTCGTGACGCGAAAACGCTAGGGGCCTTCGGCGCCAGAACCATTTGAACTGTAAGGGGATTTGGTGGACCTGGTGAGATTCGAACTCACGACCTCTTCCATGCCATGGAAGCGCGCTCCCAACTGCGCCACAGGCCCACAGACTCGACTTCCCCAATATAACATCGCCCCTTGGCTGTTCGCTACTATGGACTCAAGATCTCATGAATCGCGATCAAGCTTGGTCCATCGTTTGCGAGTTCATCCAGAGTGATGCCCTCCGCCGCCACTCCCTCGCCGTCGAAGCCTGCGTGCTGGCTTACGCCCACAAGTTCGCCGCGGAAGGCCACTCCGTCGATCCTGAGATCTGGTCAGTCACCGCCTTGCTCCACGACTTCGATTGGGAGATCCACCCCCAACTGCCGGATCACCCCATCAAAGGGGAGGCCATCCTCAAGGAACGCGGCGTCAGCGACGAGATCCGCCGGGCGATCCTCTCCCACGCCGATTTCACCGGCGTCCCTCGCGAATCCCTGCTCGAGAAGACCCTCTTCGCCTGCGACGAACTGGCCGGGTTTCTCACTGCCATCTCCTACGTCAAACCGACCCGCTCGATTCTTGACGTAGAAGTGAAGAGTGTCCGTAAGAAAATGAAGGATAAGGCCTTCGCTCGAGCCGTCAATCGTGACGACATTGTCAACGGTGCGGCCGGCCTAAAAATGGACCTCGACGTCCATATTACGTTTTGCATTGAGGCCATGCAGCAACACGCGAGCGAACTCGGGCTCGAACGCGTAGCTCCCTGATCTGTCAATAAGATAGCTATCTGCCGACGGCGCAATTCTCGGATCCTGTCAATCAAAATTATTGATTGGCAGGAAGGCGCTCGCTTGCCTTACCTTAGGTTTCAAGCTGCCCGTTCAGCCAGCGCAAAGCCCAGTCAGCTACCCGCTTCCTTAGCCCGGACATCACCTCTACCTTGAGGTAGGTTCGGATCACATTTGGATGTTGCCGGCCCTTACGCGCTTTACCCGGTGCTGCGGTCGGCCTGCTTCCCTGCAAGGGCTACCCGCGTCCTACCCGCACTGACCAATGCAGGGACCGTACTACCTGGAACTTCCGTTCGCAGTTATTTTCGCCGGAGCGGCTTTGATGTACGCAGTCCCCGGCTCGCCGGCCCACACTGGTCCGCCGTCCTGATCATCCAAACAAGGAGTTGTTAGCCAAATGGAGAAGAAGCCCTCTCTAGCATTCAGAATCTCCCGCCTTCGTGCAAGATTGCACGATCCCGAGTGGCGGCGGTACGGGGGTTTGCTGCTTAGCGGCAAGTTGACCGGCATCGCCTTGCTGGCCATCTTGTTTCTCTTTACGAATCCGGATTTGATGAGCTTCCGCACATTCGCTGCCGACGCTCCTCCTGTGCTGAAGGGCAATGACATCGTCAATCCCCTGAATACCGTTTGGACTCTGGTGGCTGCCTTCCTTGTGTTCGGCATGCAGGTCGGCTTTACCATGCTGGAGGCAGGATTCTGCCGGTCTCGTGAAACGGTCAACGTGCTGATGGAATGTATCGTCGACACGTGCCTCTGCGGCCTTCTCTTCTACGCCTTCGGCTTCGCGTTCATGTTCAGCCATGGCAACGGGTTTATCGGATTGAACTGGTTCTTCCTGAACGGGGCGCCGGCCACCTACGAGGGCAGCGGCGTCGCCTTCCTCGCGTTCTGGCTCTTCCAGTTCGCCTTTGCTGACACCTGTTCCACCATCACCTCCGGCGCCATGATCGGCCGCACCGGCTTCGTCGGCGACCTGATCTACAGCTTCTTCGTCTCCGGTTTCATCTACCCCATCATTGGCCACTGGGCCTGGGGCCCGGATGGGTTCCTGGCTTCGATGGGCACCGCGGGCAACTTCCTGCCTTCTCTTGGAGCCAGCTTCCACGATTTCGCCGGATCCACCGTCGTCCACACCATCGGCGGCTTCGTCGCACTCGCCGGAGCCATCGTTCTCGGCCCGCGCATTGGCCGCAAGTTCAAGCGCGACGGCGGCGGCCCCATGCTGCCGCACGATCTCACCATCGCCGCTTCCGGTGGCCTGTTGCTGTGGTTCGGGTGGTACGGCTTCAACCCGGGCAGCACTCTTTCCGCCATGGACTATGAAGGCATCGGACGCGTCGCGGCCAACACCACGCTCGCGGCTTGCGCCGCTGGCCTCACCGCCATGATTGCCGCCTACGTGATGAGCAAGAAGTGGGACGTCAGCTTCACGGTCAACGGCTTCCTGGCCGGACTCGTGGCCATCACCTGCCCGTGCTACTGGGTGAGCCCTGGCGGATCCATCATCCTCGGAGGCATCGCCGGCTTCATCGTCGTCGGTGCGGTGGAAGTTCTGGAATGGCTCCGCATTGACGATCCCATTGGCGCGGTTCCGGTACACGGAATCTGCGGCATCTGGGGCACTCTGTCCCTCGGCTTCTTCGCCTGCGGCAAGTATGGCGCCACGGGCCCCCTGGCCGCGGACAATTCAGCTCCTCTCACCGGCCTCCTCTACGGCGGCGGATTCACTCTGCTGGCCGCTCAGGCCATCGGCAGCCTCATCGTCACGGCGTCCACCTTCACGGTGGCGATGCTGGTGATGTGGGGTGTCAACGCGATGGGGTTGCTGCGTGTCACCGAGGAAGGCGAACGCGGCGGTCTCGATCTCTTCGAACATGGCATCTCGGCTTACCCCGAGTACGTCATCACGACAGCCGGTCAGCCTCACGCCATCCCTCACTACCCCAGCTCTTCACCGATGGAACGTCACGTGAAGCAAAGTGCAGGCGAATCGGCAGTCTAGTGTGCCCATCCGCCGGATGGAAATGGTCGATCGAAGGGCGAGCCATTGCGGCTCGCCCTTCCTGTGACCGTCCCGCAGTTACACACGAAGAATAGAAGATCTCTCAATCAACGCTATGACTCCGGTAAAGGTGGGGTGAAGTTGCCATGGCGGTTTCAGATCTGTACGTCGCTCAGTTTCTGCTCGAAGCCACGCAAGCCTCCGATTCTCCCTTACAGTGGCAATTGGGGGACGGTGGTTCGCACTGTACCCTCCTAAATGGTGTCCGGCTCTCACTCTTCCACTCGAGAAGCATGGGTTGGTCCGGAGTCTGCTTGAGCTTCGCTCAAGGAGACGAAGTCACATACATTGAGGAGCCTCACCCCATCGCACTCTTTAGCCGCAAGTTTAATAACGATGACGACCTGCGTCTTTCCGACACTTTAAACGAGCTCTCCCGGGCTGTCAGCAGTCAGTGCAATGCCCGCAAAGTGAGGGCCTGGGGTCTTCGCGACTCCATTCGGGAAAGCCTGTTCCGTCGGGTTCTGTTCCCCGACGCTGATACGCAGTAGCCGGTTTACCATTCCTCGTATGCGTCCGCACTCCCTTTCCTCCGTCCGGGCGACCCCGCCCCCTGGGCATCGTCCCTAGTCGAATGCCGCCTGCGCCGGAACTCTCACTCCCCGTCCTGATGCTTGTGGTCTTCGCGGCCGCCAAGCTATTCTCCGAGATCTTTGAACGCCTTGGGATGCCGGGGCTGGTGGGCGAGATCCTGGCGGGCGTCGTCATCGGCCCTAGCCTGCTCCACTGGGTCACTCCGGTGCCGATTCTCCAGGACCTGTCGGAGCTCGGCGTCCTTTTCCTCCTCTTCAATGTCGGCCTGGAAGTGAAATCGTCTGAGCTCCTGAAAGTCGGGGGCACCGCATTCCTCGTGGCGATCATCGGGGTCCTGGTTCCGCTGGGCATGGGGTGGGTGATTCTCCGCGCCTGGGGCTACGGCCAGATCGAATCCATCTTCGTGGGAGCGGCTCTTGTCGCCACCAGCGTAGGCATCACCGCCCAGGTGTTGAGCGCCAAGAAGATGCTGCACGAAAAATCGAGCCAGATCATTCTCGCTGCGGCCGTGATCGACGACGTGTTGGGCCTGATTGTCCTTGCCGTGGTCAGCAGCATGGCCCGCGGGGAGTTTAAGGTGATCGACATTGGTCTCACCGCGATCCTGCCCATCGTTTTTATGATTGTGATGGCGAAATGGGGTTCTCACACGGTCAGCCGGGCGGTGCCCATGCTGCAGGCTCGCCTCCGCGCCAGTGAGGCTCAATTCCACTTGGCCATCGTTCTTCTGTTTGCGCTCTCCGTTGTCTCGATGCATACCGGCGTGGCCGCCATCGTCGGAGCCTTCCTGGCCGGCATGAGCCTGGGCGAAAGCGTCAGCAAACGGGTACACACCCTGGTTCACGGCACCACCGAATTGCTGGTGCCGTTCTTCCTCGTGGGCATCGGCCTGAAGATCGACCTCTCGGTCTTCAAGGACTCCTCCATGATCCTTCTCACCGCCATCGTCCTGCTGGCCGCCGTGGTCTCCAAACTCATCGGCTGCGGCGCGGGGGCTCTCAGCCTCGGACTCCGCGACGCCATCCGCATCGGCTTTGGCATGGTGCCGCGAGGGGAAGTCGGTATGGTGGTGGCCCAACTCGGTTTGGCCATGGGCGCTGTTTCCAAGCCCATCTATGGTGTTGTCGTCTTCACGGCTCTTGCTACGACCCTGGTGGCGCCGCCGCTGCTCAATCTTGCCTATAGACAAACGCCCACAGTGGGTGATTGAGGTTGCAATGGCAGTCTCTGATCTATATGTCGCGCAGTTTCTACTCGAGGCCACGCAGGCCGCCCAGGCTCCTCTCGAGTGGCAGGTGGAGGAAGGCGGATCCTATTTCGCCCACCTGAATGGTGTGCGCCTCTCGCTCTTCCATTCCCGCACCATGGGCTGGTCGGGCTTGTGCCTCAGCTTCTCGCGCGGCGACGAAATAGCCTACATCGAAGAGCCCCGCTCGGTTGCCCTGTTCGGCCGCAAATTTCGAAATGAAGACGATCAGCGTCTCGCCATGGCCTTGAAGGATCTCTCGCGTTCGGTCAGCGCCCAGTGTCACGCCAGAAAGCTCCGTGCCTGGGATTTGCGCGACTCCATTCGCGAGAGCCTCTATCGCCGGATCCTCTTCCCTGACGCCGATCGGCGGTGACTCTGGCTCGGTCCTCCCCCCCTGCTCGCCTGCGCTCCTGGCGCCGCCGCCACACTCAGGGCGGCCCTCAAGCCCACTTCCCCCGATTTCTGACCGCCCTCGTGTCTATTTCCGTTCGGCTCGATCGACGAACAGTTGAGAGCCGGATGGAGATCGAGGAGAACAGACTATGAAGTTTCTATGCATCGTCTTCGTCGATGAGGCTAGGTTGCACGCCTTGTCCCCCAGGGAATCCCAAGCATTGGATGACGTGAGCCTGGCCTATGATGAGACCTTGCGCGAGAGGGGCCACCTTCTCGCCGCGCAGGCGTTGGAATCGGTCAACACCGCTGCCGTAGTCCGGGTGCGAGATGGCAGGGTTTTAGTGACGGACGGTCCATTTGCCGAGGCACGCGAACAGGTCGGAGGCTTCATCCTGATCGAGGCCAGGGACCGCGGCGAGGCAATCGAAGTGGCCGCCCGGATTCCCGCTATCCAGTTGGGTGGCATTGAAGTGCGGCCGGTCAAGGAATTGGTTGCCAGCTCCAGCCTGCACGAGAAGCCTCAATGATTCCGCGGACTGCCGCAAAGACCGGCCACTGACATCCAGGAGAAGGTAGATCCCCCTGGCCGCCAATGCGGTGAAGCACCCTCGGTAGGGCAGGGAAGACTCCGCGGCCAACCCGCTCAGGCTGGACTGCCGGCCAGTTCGTAGCGGCCCTTTCTGCCTCCGCTCCACGAAAGATAGCTGGCTGCCTGACGGTTGCGAGGCGATCCTCGCGCACTGTGAGGTGGAACCTCGGAACTGCCGGCTTCAGTCCAGGCCAAGCTCGGGCTACCCGGCGCGGGACCGCCATCGTGGAACGGAGTCCTTCCGGCAACGGAGACACGCTCTCCCTGGAGGGCCAGGGAACTGGGCGGAGAGGTGTCCTCTGGGGGATCACGCAAATGACAAGAGCTGGTTCGACGATTGCCTTAGTGTTGCTGGCGGGCTGCTTGCCCTGTCACGCCCAAGGGTTGATTCAAACCGTGGCGGGTACCGGAACTTGCTGCAACGACAGCGATGGTCAGGCGGCGACCAAGGCCTGGATCCCCGGCCTCTCGGGCATTGCCCTGGACCAGAACGGCAACCTCTACATCTTCGATGTCGCGTCGTCGAAGGTTCGCAAAGTGAACTCCGCGGGCATCATCAGCACGGTCGCGGGCAATGGCGTTCCGGGCTTTGGGGGCGACGGCGGACCGGCTGTGAATGCGCAGCTCTTCGGGACGAACAACTCCGGAATAGCCGTCGACAGCCAGGGCAACCTGTACATCAGCGACGGGAATAATCAACGCATCCGCAAGGTGGACGCCAACGGCATCATCACGACCGTTGCCGGAAATGGATCCGCCGGATTCTCGGGCGACGGCGGACCCGCGCTGCAAGCCGCCTTCTTCTACCCCGAAGGCATCGCCCTTGACGCCCAGGGCAACCTCTACATCGCCGACTCGTCCAATAACCGCATCCGCAAAATCACGCCCGCTGGAGCCATCAGCACCGTGGCGGGCAACGGCAATGTGTCCTTCTCTGGCGATGGCGGGCAGGCCAGCCTGGCTGGCGTCCACCGGCCGGAAGGAGTCGCTGCGGATGCCCAGGGCAACCTCTACATTGCAGAGACCAGCGACAGCCGCGTACGCATGGTCAACGCTGCGGGTGTCATCAGCACCGTGGCGGGCCTGACGGCCAAGACCAATGGCTTCTCCGGCGACGGGGGGCCGGCGGCTGGCGCAACCCTGCGTGGCCCCATCGGCATGGCCGTCGACGGCTCCGGCAGCCTCTACATTGCCGACAACGGCAACGGCCGCATTCGCAAGGTGGACGCGGCAGGCATCATCACCACAATTGCCGGCAACGGCACCTCCGGCTTCTCCGGAGATGGTGGCCCCGCCACGTCCGCCGGGCTCGGCGTCCCCATCGCCGTCGCTCTCGATAGCGCCGGAGGGCTCTATATCGGCGGCAGCGCTTCGGGCGCCAAGCGCGTGCGGAAAGTCGCTTTCGCGGCGCCGCCTGTCACGTTGGCGCCCGCCTCGCTCTCGTTCTCCTACACGGCCGGCGGCGACCTGCCGCCCAGCCAGAACGTGACCGTATCGAGCACCGCCGGCGCGCAGGACTTTACGGTCTCCACCACCATCCCGGGCAACGGCGCCTGGCTCGCCGTAACCCCCAACGCAGGCACAACGGCCGCATCGCTCACGGTCTCGATCGATCCCACCGGGTTGCCTGGCGGGGTCTACCGGGCGGCCCTCACAGTCACACCCAAGGTCAACACCTACCCTCCTCAGAGCCTTGCCGTGACATTGACTGTGAACGGGCCCGCGGCGCCCACTCTGCTCAGCGCGGTCAATGCCAGCGGCTACCAGGGCACGCTCGCTCCGGGGGCGCTGGTCCTCCTCACCGGATCAGGACTCGGACCCGATCCCGCCGCAGCGGCGACGGCGCCAGGCTATCCAACCTCCCTGGGCGGCAGTTCCGTCAGGTTCACCGCGCTCAACGGCGGCGGATCGTTCGATGCCGCTCTCGTCTCCGCGGCATCAGGCCAGGTAACGGCCCAGATCCCCTCTTCCGCCATGCCTGGTGACTACGCGGTGAATGTTAGCTACAACGGGCTCACCAGTTCTGCCGTCACCCTCACCCTGGCCGCCGCCAGCTTCGGCATTGATACTGTCAATGCCCTGGGGACTGGACCCGCCAGGGCCTCCATCGAAAACGTCAACGGCGGCAATAGTCTGGTCCGCTTCACTTCCGGCACCTGGACCCAGAACGGCGTCGATTGGACGCTTACGCCCGCTCACGGGGGAGACACCATTGTCCTTACCGGTACAGGCGGCGGGGCGGATCTCGCC encodes the following:
- the hypE gene encoding hydrogenase expression/formation protein HypE, encoding MADTLHFEDWSCPLPLRNYPRIVLGHGGGGKLSEELIENLFLPAFRNPALENLGDASVVELPPGRVALTTDSFVVRPLVFPGGSIGELAVNGTVNDLAMCGARPLYLTAGFILEEGLELSLLAHVVERMAEAARSAGVQIVAGDTKVVEKGHGDGLFINTAGVGVVSPGLVLGPSSARAGDKVIISGTLGDHGVAVMSVRAGLQFETTIQSDCAALHGLAAEILQVDGAVHVMRDPTRGGLAATLNEIARASRVGVMLQESAIPVDPQVQAACELLGLDPLQVANEGKLVAIVEGGRAPEVLLRMRAHPLGRRAAIVGEITADRPGLVAARTTMGAIRAIPLPLGEQLPRIC
- a CDS encoding MSCRAMM family protein — its product is MILRLAVLLLSILPAVLACSCAAPGPACRRIDRFDYAFLGRVLATNETRDAEGGPYWYRFSVDEAFKGLAPEVRELIVDPDNSTTCHRSFEVGRLYLVVGDRSPMNGLAADAARTSGALGGPKGVPAGSPIVSTGQCTGTMLAEHAAEDLDYLRRYKAGQVQPYVYGSVRSHADEGLWDPRLPGLPETFLHLTGAGLDRTVTAGVDGRFEIAGLAPGSYELTAAAPGYFPASPDYEVNVPAQGCGYVDIAMLSHGSFTGTVTKPDGSPARDVAVEYRYAGTEILNLPLRRRSTRTNEKGEFFFPTVPPGDYHLGVHLDSAPNSEERIAPSYWPGVASVADAGILHVELNEQKTGLQLALGPVARLRSVKAKVLWPDGRLAVDTKVHASVRGSTSADGRTDEAGIATLTLLDGVEYTLSAHEIFNFRWKQSYGYEVDTAEAGPVPLPAGSDQAEVVLVLQKRQSSR
- a CDS encoding carboxypeptidase-like regulatory domain-containing protein, which gives rise to MFQATLALFISLSAFAQAGGSIRARFTDSAGGAVVAEVRVLELKDGAEVFHGHAEPSGTVLTSALKPGNYRLIASAPGFRRVDLRGVRVKAGKMVDLGPREMGFSGCDTPGMSCSYYGSSTEQIDWRAEIGDHRGSVRVHRQCGLDIDNEVKTVCPEPNEGPNWLIRSGFELRVVEAKGHFYLEAVNGAAISRPNSSDASCGDARFTKSRIPVDGLGTGVDFCTRSTQGSVAHVFFTEDVERGSESIALWVVTRKR
- a CDS encoding HD domain-containing protein, with protein sequence MNRDQAWSIVCEFIQSDALRRHSLAVEACVLAYAHKFAAEGHSVDPEIWSVTALLHDFDWEIHPQLPDHPIKGEAILKERGVSDEIRRAILSHADFTGVPRESLLEKTLFACDELAGFLTAISYVKPTRSILDVEVKSVRKKMKDKAFARAVNRDDIVNGAAGLKMDLDVHITFCIEAMQQHASELGLERVAP
- a CDS encoding ammonium transporter; protein product: MHDPEWRRYGGLLLSGKLTGIALLAILFLFTNPDLMSFRTFAADAPPVLKGNDIVNPLNTVWTLVAAFLVFGMQVGFTMLEAGFCRSRETVNVLMECIVDTCLCGLLFYAFGFAFMFSHGNGFIGLNWFFLNGAPATYEGSGVAFLAFWLFQFAFADTCSTITSGAMIGRTGFVGDLIYSFFVSGFIYPIIGHWAWGPDGFLASMGTAGNFLPSLGASFHDFAGSTVVHTIGGFVALAGAIVLGPRIGRKFKRDGGGPMLPHDLTIAASGGLLLWFGWYGFNPGSTLSAMDYEGIGRVAANTTLAACAAGLTAMIAAYVMSKKWDVSFTVNGFLAGLVAITCPCYWVSPGGSIILGGIAGFIVVGAVEVLEWLRIDDPIGAVPVHGICGIWGTLSLGFFACGKYGATGPLAADNSAPLTGLLYGGGFTLLAAQAIGSLIVTASTFTVAMLVMWGVNAMGLLRVTEEGERGGLDLFEHGISAYPEYVITTAGQPHAIPHYPSSSPMERHVKQSAGESAV
- a CDS encoding cation:proton antiporter: MPPAPELSLPVLMLVVFAAAKLFSEIFERLGMPGLVGEILAGVVIGPSLLHWVTPVPILQDLSELGVLFLLFNVGLEVKSSELLKVGGTAFLVAIIGVLVPLGMGWVILRAWGYGQIESIFVGAALVATSVGITAQVLSAKKMLHEKSSQIILAAAVIDDVLGLIVLAVVSSMARGEFKVIDIGLTAILPIVFMIVMAKWGSHTVSRAVPMLQARLRASEAQFHLAIVLLFALSVVSMHTGVAAIVGAFLAGMSLGESVSKRVHTLVHGTTELLVPFFLVGIGLKIDLSVFKDSSMILLTAIVLLAAVVSKLIGCGAGALSLGLRDAIRIGFGMVPRGEVGMVVAQLGLAMGAVSKPIYGVVVFTALATTLVAPPLLNLAYRQTPTVGD
- a CDS encoding YciI family protein; the encoded protein is MKFLCIVFVDEARLHALSPRESQALDDVSLAYDETLRERGHLLAAQALESVNTAAVVRVRDGRVLVTDGPFAEAREQVGGFILIEARDRGEAIEVAARIPAIQLGGIEVRPVKELVASSSLHEKPQ
- a CDS encoding NHL domain-containing protein, whose translation is MTRAGSTIALVLLAGCLPCHAQGLIQTVAGTGTCCNDSDGQAATKAWIPGLSGIALDQNGNLYIFDVASSKVRKVNSAGIISTVAGNGVPGFGGDGGPAVNAQLFGTNNSGIAVDSQGNLYISDGNNQRIRKVDANGIITTVAGNGSAGFSGDGGPALQAAFFYPEGIALDAQGNLYIADSSNNRIRKITPAGAISTVAGNGNVSFSGDGGQASLAGVHRPEGVAADAQGNLYIAETSDSRVRMVNAAGVISTVAGLTAKTNGFSGDGGPAAGATLRGPIGMAVDGSGSLYIADNGNGRIRKVDAAGIITTIAGNGTSGFSGDGGPATSAGLGVPIAVALDSAGGLYIGGSASGAKRVRKVAFAAPPVTLAPASLSFSYTAGGDLPPSQNVTVSSTAGAQDFTVSTTIPGNGAWLAVTPNAGTTAASLTVSIDPTGLPGGVYRAALTVTPKVNTYPPQSLAVTLTVNGPAAPTLLSAVNASGYQGTLAPGALVLLTGSGLGPDPAAAATAPGYPTSLGGSSVRFTALNGGGSFDAALVSAASGQVTAQIPSSAMPGDYAVNVSYNGLTSSAVTLTLAAASFGIDTVNALGTGPARASIENVNGGNSLVRFTSGTWTQNGVDWTLTPAHGGDTIVLTGTGGGADLANDTGGTSGDQAVAGNFSVLVGGQALVPSFAGATVGLPGAWLIRFTLPVDIAPGCFTTLQVSANGLVGSLSTLAIAAPGEPVCQDTQLSANTLAILDAGGALNIAGFAVTKLTQTTTYITAAGAAPTVIVGKQEMISGGISRYTAAEWAAIYTGIKFDACTVDDRTAPANAKSPAAPDGYLDAGVTIPTSGPGVPPAAALAIYDSSKGPVYDLVLTDGTIQQGGTYALAATGGADVGAFDVAVPFPISFDVTGWANLNLLDRSQPLTVSWTGEGFNLVQIVIGTSKTLGKDATGTNIVHNVSISCQVPAAPGSYTIPAAAMAYLLPEGIDSASLATGSGILAVEGLNIRPFNAPLVGGGQTDYGGFTSILSLGKNLIVQ